In Rhinatrema bivittatum chromosome 11, aRhiBiv1.1, whole genome shotgun sequence, a single window of DNA contains:
- the PPP1R13L gene encoding relA-associated inhibitor isoform X1, producing the protein MTRAPVRQPGEVCAGREPPPLPEQIQSRGARPERQRKKRSPVPPWYKLLGWRSSAAAALDRNLKKMSGQQMQGSQSLVDLSFQSLAMKNIDLKQMELDTAVAKVDELSKQLESMWSESSPTSLNAPAIGQNKNNKYEAGPSMSQDQLVIGTTSFSSPALSPSMSSRKVLAPEVNDNYLPAPSRTGPTPASYSVPALVFNPPLNQSNTLSTVSHKNSLARSSSPRPMYYLPDQKPLVDRPQSPRPIGVPSSYDMMPYLSQPGRASSPQPMQLKPAAPLDHLSPLRPMMGGQHDYVAYAGQPIRAASPRPMGTSPEIPMSPAFFPDRVPSPRLPPAQGYEIPSVYTSAVNAGSSAFTPLRSSDDLAATRRRPQKNWNESDLDVAYEKKPSQHSSYDRGDAVVGFRPGMTMGSWRESSVDIAPTHGKDDPLALTNATLPKNYKFTTHSSERRADPGFWRAPPGGHTSTLPRNWQASQQPISRIPIPPPSPQGARPKPQKPIPLSMIFKLQNAFWEHRAPSTVGKGQPQSQTPVPAPQAPGPVRSLSVPESNGKSPSPDGSEGAQDPFKGPHSPTEMGEIEPELETLIPASDPTQVEEVPRPLSPTRLQPLLPPEAQKVPELEEIRRVLEDIPRPLKRRGSMEQTTSVPLPTHKKQYQLIMSKLFRRHSPKETVTLVGEAVTVPQPELPIIIEGSEAKVGASLSQEPLVTPTPVNTSPEKRSVLKKGSSPQKAHSRRARLNPLVLLLDAALTGELDVVQQAVSEMNDPSLANDEGITALHNAICGANYDIVDFLINIGVNVNAPDSHGWTPLHCAASCNDTSICVSLLKHGAAIYATTFSDGTTAIEKCDPYREGYKECYSYLADVEQSMGLLNSGVVYALWSYSAEFSDELSFHESDPVTILRRDDQEETEWWWASLYGQEGYVPKNYFGLFPRVRVQRNPV; encoded by the exons GTACAAACTTCTGGGCTGGAGGTCTTCCGCCGCTGCGGCCTTGGATCGGAACCTGAAGAAAATGTCCGGGCAGCAGATGCAAGGATCCCAGTCCCTGGTGGACCTCAGCTTTCAGT CTCTGGCCATGAAGAACATTGACCTGAAGCAGATGGAGCTGGACACAGCCGTTGCTAAAGTGGATGAACTGAGCAAACAACTGGAGAGCATGTGGTCAGAGAGCAGTCCCACCTCTCTCAATGCCCCAGCCATAGGGCAAAACAAG AATAACAAATATGAAGCTGGACCTTCGATGTCCCAAGACCAGCTTGTCATAGGGACCACATCCTTCTCATCCCCAGCCTTATCTCCGTCAATGTCCAGCCGGAAGGTGCTGGCCCCTGAAGTGAATGACAACTACCTGCCTGCTCCGAGCCGCACTGGGCCCACCCCTGCCTCTTACAGTGTCCCAGCGCTAGTATTTAACCCCCCACTGAACCAATCCAACACACTCTCTACTGTCAGTCACAAGAATTCACTGGCCCGCAGCTCCTCGCCCCGTCCTATGTACTACCTGCCGGATCAGAAGCCACTGGTAGATAGGCCCCAGTCTCCTCGACCCATAGGTGTCCCCTCCAGCTATGACATGATGCCGTACCTCAGCCAGCCAGGACGAGCCTCTTCGCCACAGCCCATGCAGCTGAAGCCGGCAGCCCCCTTAGATCACTTGTCTCCTCTGCGTCCCATGATGGGTGGGCAGCACGATTACGTCGCGTACGCAGGACAGCCGATCCGGGCGGCCTCCCCTCGGCCAATGGGCACGTCACCTGAGATCCCCATGTCTCCAGCTTTCTTCCCCGACCGCGTGCCATCACCCCGCCTGCCACCAGCACAAGGCTATGAGATCCCTTCCGTGTACACCTCTGCTGTGAACGCAGGGTCCAGCGCCTTCACCCCTCTTCGCTCCTCAG ATGACCTGGCAGCTACAAGGAGAAGACCCCAGAAAAACTGGAATGAATCGGATTTAGATGTCGCTTATGAGAAAAAACCTTCCCAGCATTCCAGCTATGATC GAGGAGATGCTGTGGTGGGCTTTAGACCTGGCATGACAATGGGATCCTGGAGAGAGTCTAGCGTGGATATCGCACCAACACATGGCAAG GACGACCCCCTCGCATTAACCAATGCCACGCTGCCTAAGAACTACAAATTTACCACCCACAGCAGCGAAAGGAGAGCAGATCCTGGCTTTTGGAGAGCCCCCCCTGGAGGCCACACCAGCACTCTGCCCAGGAACTGGCAGGCCTCTCAGCAGCCCATCTCCCGAatccctatcccaccccccagcccacaGGGTGCTCGTCCCAAGCCTCAGAAACCCATCCCCCTCTCCATGATCTTCAAGCTGCAGAACGCCTTCTGGGAGCACAGAGCCCCCAGCACGGTGGGCAAAGGGCAGCCGCAGTCCCAGACGCCGGTGCCCGCGCCGCAAGCCCCCGGCCCTGTGAGATCGCTGTCTGTGCCTGAGA GTAATGGGAAGTCCCCAAGTCCCGATGGTTCTGAAGGAGCCCAGGATCCATTCAAAGGGCCCCACAGCCCCACTGAAATGGGGGAGATAGAGCCAGAGTTGGAGACCCTCATCCCGGCCAGTGACCCGACTCAGGTGGAAGAGGTTCCCCGGCCCCTGAGCCCCACCCGCCTGCAGCCCCTCCTGCCTCCTGAAGCCCAGAAGGTCCCCGAGTTGGAGGAGATCCGCCGGGTCCTAGAAGACATCCCAAGGCCACTGAAGAGGCGAGGGTCCATGGAACAAACCACCTCTGTCCCCTTACCCACCCACAAGAAGCAATACCAGCTCATCATGAGCAAGCTCTTCCGGCGTCATAGCCCCAAGGAGACGGTGACACTGGTGGGGGAGGCGGTGACTGTCCCCCAGCCAGAGCTACCGATAATCATCGAGGGGTCTGAAGCCAAAGTGGGAGCCAGCCTGTCCCAGGAGCCACTCGTGACCCCTACTCCTGTGAACACAAGCCCT GAGAAGCGCTCTGTCCTGAAGAAAGGCTCCTCCCCCCAGAAAGCCCACAGCCGGCGAGCCCGGCTGAACccgctggtgctgctgctggatGCTGCCCTGACCGGGGAGCTGGATGTCGTGCAGCAAGCTGTGAGTGAG aTGAATGACCCCAGCCTGGCAAATGATGAGGGCATCACAGCCCTGCACAATGCCATCTGTGGGGCCAACTATGACATTGTGGACTTCCTGATCAACATCGGAGTCAACGTGAATGCTCCTGACAGCCATGGCTG GACCCCACTGCATTGTGCCGCCTCGTGCAACGACACCAGCATCTGTGTATCCCTCCTCAAACACGGGGCCGCCATTTATGCCACAACCTTCAGCGATGGGACCACGGCCATTGAGAAGTGCGATCCGTACCGGGAGGGGTACAAGGAGTGTTACTCTTATTTAGCAG ATGTGGAGCAGAGCATGGGGTTGCTGAACAGCGGGGTGGTGTACGCCCTGTGGAGTTACAGCGCAGAGTTCAGCGACGAGCTTTCCTTCCACGAGAGTGACCCGGTCACCATCCTGCGCCGTGACGACCAGGAGGAGACGGAATGGTGGTGGGCCTCACTCTATGGCCAGGAGGGCTATGTGCCCAAGAACTACTTTGGG CTTTTTCCCAGGGTCCGAGTACAACGAAACCCCGTCTAA
- the PPP1R13L gene encoding relA-associated inhibitor isoform X3 yields MSAIFSSVPGDQVLMYKLLGWRSSAAAALDRNLKKMSGQQMQGSQSLVDLSFQSLAMKNIDLKQMELDTAVAKVDELSKQLESMWSESSPTSLNAPAIGQNKNNKYEAGPSMSQDQLVIGTTSFSSPALSPSMSSRKVLAPEVNDNYLPAPSRTGPTPASYSVPALVFNPPLNQSNTLSTVSHKNSLARSSSPRPMYYLPDQKPLVDRPQSPRPIGVPSSYDMMPYLSQPGRASSPQPMQLKPAAPLDHLSPLRPMMGGQHDYVAYAGQPIRAASPRPMGTSPEIPMSPAFFPDRVPSPRLPPAQGYEIPSVYTSAVNAGSSAFTPLRSSDDLAATRRRPQKNWNESDLDVAYEKKPSQHSSYDRGDAVVGFRPGMTMGSWRESSVDIAPTHGKDDPLALTNATLPKNYKFTTHSSERRADPGFWRAPPGGHTSTLPRNWQASQQPISRIPIPPPSPQGARPKPQKPIPLSMIFKLQNAFWEHRAPSTVGKGQPQSQTPVPAPQAPGPVRSLSVPESNGKSPSPDGSEGAQDPFKGPHSPTEMGEIEPELETLIPASDPTQVEEVPRPLSPTRLQPLLPPEAQKVPELEEIRRVLEDIPRPLKRRGSMEQTTSVPLPTHKKQYQLIMSKLFRRHSPKETVTLVGEAVTVPQPELPIIIEGSEAKVGASLSQEPLVTPTPVNTSPEKRSVLKKGSSPQKAHSRRARLNPLVLLLDAALTGELDVVQQAVSEMNDPSLANDEGITALHNAICGANYDIVDFLINIGVNVNAPDSHGWTPLHCAASCNDTSICVSLLKHGAAIYATTFSDGTTAIEKCDPYREGYKECYSYLADVEQSMGLLNSGVVYALWSYSAEFSDELSFHESDPVTILRRDDQEETEWWWASLYGQEGYVPKNYFGLFPRVRVQRNPV; encoded by the exons GTACAAACTTCTGGGCTGGAGGTCTTCCGCCGCTGCGGCCTTGGATCGGAACCTGAAGAAAATGTCCGGGCAGCAGATGCAAGGATCCCAGTCCCTGGTGGACCTCAGCTTTCAGT CTCTGGCCATGAAGAACATTGACCTGAAGCAGATGGAGCTGGACACAGCCGTTGCTAAAGTGGATGAACTGAGCAAACAACTGGAGAGCATGTGGTCAGAGAGCAGTCCCACCTCTCTCAATGCCCCAGCCATAGGGCAAAACAAG AATAACAAATATGAAGCTGGACCTTCGATGTCCCAAGACCAGCTTGTCATAGGGACCACATCCTTCTCATCCCCAGCCTTATCTCCGTCAATGTCCAGCCGGAAGGTGCTGGCCCCTGAAGTGAATGACAACTACCTGCCTGCTCCGAGCCGCACTGGGCCCACCCCTGCCTCTTACAGTGTCCCAGCGCTAGTATTTAACCCCCCACTGAACCAATCCAACACACTCTCTACTGTCAGTCACAAGAATTCACTGGCCCGCAGCTCCTCGCCCCGTCCTATGTACTACCTGCCGGATCAGAAGCCACTGGTAGATAGGCCCCAGTCTCCTCGACCCATAGGTGTCCCCTCCAGCTATGACATGATGCCGTACCTCAGCCAGCCAGGACGAGCCTCTTCGCCACAGCCCATGCAGCTGAAGCCGGCAGCCCCCTTAGATCACTTGTCTCCTCTGCGTCCCATGATGGGTGGGCAGCACGATTACGTCGCGTACGCAGGACAGCCGATCCGGGCGGCCTCCCCTCGGCCAATGGGCACGTCACCTGAGATCCCCATGTCTCCAGCTTTCTTCCCCGACCGCGTGCCATCACCCCGCCTGCCACCAGCACAAGGCTATGAGATCCCTTCCGTGTACACCTCTGCTGTGAACGCAGGGTCCAGCGCCTTCACCCCTCTTCGCTCCTCAG ATGACCTGGCAGCTACAAGGAGAAGACCCCAGAAAAACTGGAATGAATCGGATTTAGATGTCGCTTATGAGAAAAAACCTTCCCAGCATTCCAGCTATGATC GAGGAGATGCTGTGGTGGGCTTTAGACCTGGCATGACAATGGGATCCTGGAGAGAGTCTAGCGTGGATATCGCACCAACACATGGCAAG GACGACCCCCTCGCATTAACCAATGCCACGCTGCCTAAGAACTACAAATTTACCACCCACAGCAGCGAAAGGAGAGCAGATCCTGGCTTTTGGAGAGCCCCCCCTGGAGGCCACACCAGCACTCTGCCCAGGAACTGGCAGGCCTCTCAGCAGCCCATCTCCCGAatccctatcccaccccccagcccacaGGGTGCTCGTCCCAAGCCTCAGAAACCCATCCCCCTCTCCATGATCTTCAAGCTGCAGAACGCCTTCTGGGAGCACAGAGCCCCCAGCACGGTGGGCAAAGGGCAGCCGCAGTCCCAGACGCCGGTGCCCGCGCCGCAAGCCCCCGGCCCTGTGAGATCGCTGTCTGTGCCTGAGA GTAATGGGAAGTCCCCAAGTCCCGATGGTTCTGAAGGAGCCCAGGATCCATTCAAAGGGCCCCACAGCCCCACTGAAATGGGGGAGATAGAGCCAGAGTTGGAGACCCTCATCCCGGCCAGTGACCCGACTCAGGTGGAAGAGGTTCCCCGGCCCCTGAGCCCCACCCGCCTGCAGCCCCTCCTGCCTCCTGAAGCCCAGAAGGTCCCCGAGTTGGAGGAGATCCGCCGGGTCCTAGAAGACATCCCAAGGCCACTGAAGAGGCGAGGGTCCATGGAACAAACCACCTCTGTCCCCTTACCCACCCACAAGAAGCAATACCAGCTCATCATGAGCAAGCTCTTCCGGCGTCATAGCCCCAAGGAGACGGTGACACTGGTGGGGGAGGCGGTGACTGTCCCCCAGCCAGAGCTACCGATAATCATCGAGGGGTCTGAAGCCAAAGTGGGAGCCAGCCTGTCCCAGGAGCCACTCGTGACCCCTACTCCTGTGAACACAAGCCCT GAGAAGCGCTCTGTCCTGAAGAAAGGCTCCTCCCCCCAGAAAGCCCACAGCCGGCGAGCCCGGCTGAACccgctggtgctgctgctggatGCTGCCCTGACCGGGGAGCTGGATGTCGTGCAGCAAGCTGTGAGTGAG aTGAATGACCCCAGCCTGGCAAATGATGAGGGCATCACAGCCCTGCACAATGCCATCTGTGGGGCCAACTATGACATTGTGGACTTCCTGATCAACATCGGAGTCAACGTGAATGCTCCTGACAGCCATGGCTG GACCCCACTGCATTGTGCCGCCTCGTGCAACGACACCAGCATCTGTGTATCCCTCCTCAAACACGGGGCCGCCATTTATGCCACAACCTTCAGCGATGGGACCACGGCCATTGAGAAGTGCGATCCGTACCGGGAGGGGTACAAGGAGTGTTACTCTTATTTAGCAG ATGTGGAGCAGAGCATGGGGTTGCTGAACAGCGGGGTGGTGTACGCCCTGTGGAGTTACAGCGCAGAGTTCAGCGACGAGCTTTCCTTCCACGAGAGTGACCCGGTCACCATCCTGCGCCGTGACGACCAGGAGGAGACGGAATGGTGGTGGGCCTCACTCTATGGCCAGGAGGGCTATGTGCCCAAGAACTACTTTGGG CTTTTTCCCAGGGTCCGAGTACAACGAAACCCCGTCTAA
- the PPP1R13L gene encoding relA-associated inhibitor isoform X2 has protein sequence MVRNIKAHGKPKLSRFGSVTSLVMPENVQNKVRQWKGWYKLLGWRSSAAAALDRNLKKMSGQQMQGSQSLVDLSFQSLAMKNIDLKQMELDTAVAKVDELSKQLESMWSESSPTSLNAPAIGQNKNNKYEAGPSMSQDQLVIGTTSFSSPALSPSMSSRKVLAPEVNDNYLPAPSRTGPTPASYSVPALVFNPPLNQSNTLSTVSHKNSLARSSSPRPMYYLPDQKPLVDRPQSPRPIGVPSSYDMMPYLSQPGRASSPQPMQLKPAAPLDHLSPLRPMMGGQHDYVAYAGQPIRAASPRPMGTSPEIPMSPAFFPDRVPSPRLPPAQGYEIPSVYTSAVNAGSSAFTPLRSSDDLAATRRRPQKNWNESDLDVAYEKKPSQHSSYDRGDAVVGFRPGMTMGSWRESSVDIAPTHGKDDPLALTNATLPKNYKFTTHSSERRADPGFWRAPPGGHTSTLPRNWQASQQPISRIPIPPPSPQGARPKPQKPIPLSMIFKLQNAFWEHRAPSTVGKGQPQSQTPVPAPQAPGPVRSLSVPESNGKSPSPDGSEGAQDPFKGPHSPTEMGEIEPELETLIPASDPTQVEEVPRPLSPTRLQPLLPPEAQKVPELEEIRRVLEDIPRPLKRRGSMEQTTSVPLPTHKKQYQLIMSKLFRRHSPKETVTLVGEAVTVPQPELPIIIEGSEAKVGASLSQEPLVTPTPVNTSPEKRSVLKKGSSPQKAHSRRARLNPLVLLLDAALTGELDVVQQAVSEMNDPSLANDEGITALHNAICGANYDIVDFLINIGVNVNAPDSHGWTPLHCAASCNDTSICVSLLKHGAAIYATTFSDGTTAIEKCDPYREGYKECYSYLADVEQSMGLLNSGVVYALWSYSAEFSDELSFHESDPVTILRRDDQEETEWWWASLYGQEGYVPKNYFGLFPRVRVQRNPV, from the exons GTACAAACTTCTGGGCTGGAGGTCTTCCGCCGCTGCGGCCTTGGATCGGAACCTGAAGAAAATGTCCGGGCAGCAGATGCAAGGATCCCAGTCCCTGGTGGACCTCAGCTTTCAGT CTCTGGCCATGAAGAACATTGACCTGAAGCAGATGGAGCTGGACACAGCCGTTGCTAAAGTGGATGAACTGAGCAAACAACTGGAGAGCATGTGGTCAGAGAGCAGTCCCACCTCTCTCAATGCCCCAGCCATAGGGCAAAACAAG AATAACAAATATGAAGCTGGACCTTCGATGTCCCAAGACCAGCTTGTCATAGGGACCACATCCTTCTCATCCCCAGCCTTATCTCCGTCAATGTCCAGCCGGAAGGTGCTGGCCCCTGAAGTGAATGACAACTACCTGCCTGCTCCGAGCCGCACTGGGCCCACCCCTGCCTCTTACAGTGTCCCAGCGCTAGTATTTAACCCCCCACTGAACCAATCCAACACACTCTCTACTGTCAGTCACAAGAATTCACTGGCCCGCAGCTCCTCGCCCCGTCCTATGTACTACCTGCCGGATCAGAAGCCACTGGTAGATAGGCCCCAGTCTCCTCGACCCATAGGTGTCCCCTCCAGCTATGACATGATGCCGTACCTCAGCCAGCCAGGACGAGCCTCTTCGCCACAGCCCATGCAGCTGAAGCCGGCAGCCCCCTTAGATCACTTGTCTCCTCTGCGTCCCATGATGGGTGGGCAGCACGATTACGTCGCGTACGCAGGACAGCCGATCCGGGCGGCCTCCCCTCGGCCAATGGGCACGTCACCTGAGATCCCCATGTCTCCAGCTTTCTTCCCCGACCGCGTGCCATCACCCCGCCTGCCACCAGCACAAGGCTATGAGATCCCTTCCGTGTACACCTCTGCTGTGAACGCAGGGTCCAGCGCCTTCACCCCTCTTCGCTCCTCAG ATGACCTGGCAGCTACAAGGAGAAGACCCCAGAAAAACTGGAATGAATCGGATTTAGATGTCGCTTATGAGAAAAAACCTTCCCAGCATTCCAGCTATGATC GAGGAGATGCTGTGGTGGGCTTTAGACCTGGCATGACAATGGGATCCTGGAGAGAGTCTAGCGTGGATATCGCACCAACACATGGCAAG GACGACCCCCTCGCATTAACCAATGCCACGCTGCCTAAGAACTACAAATTTACCACCCACAGCAGCGAAAGGAGAGCAGATCCTGGCTTTTGGAGAGCCCCCCCTGGAGGCCACACCAGCACTCTGCCCAGGAACTGGCAGGCCTCTCAGCAGCCCATCTCCCGAatccctatcccaccccccagcccacaGGGTGCTCGTCCCAAGCCTCAGAAACCCATCCCCCTCTCCATGATCTTCAAGCTGCAGAACGCCTTCTGGGAGCACAGAGCCCCCAGCACGGTGGGCAAAGGGCAGCCGCAGTCCCAGACGCCGGTGCCCGCGCCGCAAGCCCCCGGCCCTGTGAGATCGCTGTCTGTGCCTGAGA GTAATGGGAAGTCCCCAAGTCCCGATGGTTCTGAAGGAGCCCAGGATCCATTCAAAGGGCCCCACAGCCCCACTGAAATGGGGGAGATAGAGCCAGAGTTGGAGACCCTCATCCCGGCCAGTGACCCGACTCAGGTGGAAGAGGTTCCCCGGCCCCTGAGCCCCACCCGCCTGCAGCCCCTCCTGCCTCCTGAAGCCCAGAAGGTCCCCGAGTTGGAGGAGATCCGCCGGGTCCTAGAAGACATCCCAAGGCCACTGAAGAGGCGAGGGTCCATGGAACAAACCACCTCTGTCCCCTTACCCACCCACAAGAAGCAATACCAGCTCATCATGAGCAAGCTCTTCCGGCGTCATAGCCCCAAGGAGACGGTGACACTGGTGGGGGAGGCGGTGACTGTCCCCCAGCCAGAGCTACCGATAATCATCGAGGGGTCTGAAGCCAAAGTGGGAGCCAGCCTGTCCCAGGAGCCACTCGTGACCCCTACTCCTGTGAACACAAGCCCT GAGAAGCGCTCTGTCCTGAAGAAAGGCTCCTCCCCCCAGAAAGCCCACAGCCGGCGAGCCCGGCTGAACccgctggtgctgctgctggatGCTGCCCTGACCGGGGAGCTGGATGTCGTGCAGCAAGCTGTGAGTGAG aTGAATGACCCCAGCCTGGCAAATGATGAGGGCATCACAGCCCTGCACAATGCCATCTGTGGGGCCAACTATGACATTGTGGACTTCCTGATCAACATCGGAGTCAACGTGAATGCTCCTGACAGCCATGGCTG GACCCCACTGCATTGTGCCGCCTCGTGCAACGACACCAGCATCTGTGTATCCCTCCTCAAACACGGGGCCGCCATTTATGCCACAACCTTCAGCGATGGGACCACGGCCATTGAGAAGTGCGATCCGTACCGGGAGGGGTACAAGGAGTGTTACTCTTATTTAGCAG ATGTGGAGCAGAGCATGGGGTTGCTGAACAGCGGGGTGGTGTACGCCCTGTGGAGTTACAGCGCAGAGTTCAGCGACGAGCTTTCCTTCCACGAGAGTGACCCGGTCACCATCCTGCGCCGTGACGACCAGGAGGAGACGGAATGGTGGTGGGCCTCACTCTATGGCCAGGAGGGCTATGTGCCCAAGAACTACTTTGGG CTTTTTCCCAGGGTCCGAGTACAACGAAACCCCGTCTAA